The following are encoded in a window of Chloracidobacterium sp. genomic DNA:
- a CDS encoding glycosyltransferase — translation MNVLHINEFDQLGGAATAMWRLHVGLRRLGVNSQVMAAHISSGGAEVHRLPPWRRRDYQLARLGRWLRFPDVFITSTFDIAREPVFQAADVVHLHNLHHGYFNYLALPKLLRGKRAFLTLHDMWAVTGHCTYSADCGRWKTGCGRCPYPKVYPSMRFDTSALEWRLKRWSLAKTLTGVIVLSRWMEAVAKAGFLGDLPVYRIPAGLDTEVYCPYDKSDCRRMLGIADDRFVLMFAAMNVNDPRKGGDLLLAALRRLPNSHRRRLTLLVLGDTPPDGCAALDCQTTLAGRITNDHLKARVYSAADVFVSPAREEAFGLVLQEAMACGVPCISFHVGGMPDLVRHGETGLTVEPENIAGLADAIASVMDNDTERATMGRQARRLVVADYGLQSQAQRCMAAYEGRTQPDAETL, via the coding sequence ATGAATGTGCTGCACATCAACGAGTTCGACCAGTTGGGAGGCGCGGCGACCGCTATGTGGCGGCTGCACGTAGGGCTGCGGCGGCTTGGCGTCAACTCACAGGTCATGGCGGCCCACATCAGCAGCGGCGGGGCGGAGGTTCACCGACTACCGCCGTGGCGCCGGCGCGATTACCAACTGGCGCGGCTGGGGCGGTGGCTGCGCTTCCCCGATGTTTTCATCACCAGTACGTTCGACATCGCCCGCGAGCCGGTCTTTCAGGCGGCGGATGTCGTTCACCTGCACAACCTCCATCACGGCTACTTCAACTACTTGGCGCTGCCGAAACTCCTACGGGGCAAGCGGGCGTTTCTGACGCTGCACGATATGTGGGCCGTGACCGGGCACTGCACGTACAGCGCCGACTGCGGGCGGTGGAAAACCGGCTGCGGACGATGCCCGTACCCAAAAGTCTATCCGTCCATGCGATTTGACACCTCGGCGCTGGAATGGCGACTCAAGCGGTGGTCGCTGGCCAAAACACTGACCGGCGTCATCGTCTTGAGCCGGTGGATGGAAGCCGTGGCGAAAGCCGGCTTCCTTGGCGATTTGCCGGTGTATCGCATTCCGGCGGGGCTGGATACGGAGGTTTATTGCCCGTATGACAAATCAGACTGCCGCCGAATGCTGGGCATCGCGGACGACCGGTTCGTGTTGATGTTCGCGGCAATGAATGTCAATGATCCACGCAAGGGCGGCGACTTGCTCTTGGCGGCGCTCCGGCGACTGCCAAACAGCCACCGCCGCCGCCTGACCTTGCTGGTGCTTGGGGATACGCCGCCGGACGGCTGCGCCGCGCTCGACTGCCAAACAACACTTGCAGGTCGCATCACCAACGACCATCTCAAGGCCCGCGTCTATTCGGCGGCCGATGTGTTTGTCAGTCCGGCGCGTGAAGAAGCCTTTGGCCTTGTGCTTCAGGAAGCGATGGCCTGCGGCGTTCCGTGCATCAGCTTTCACGTGGGCGGTATGCCCGATCTTGTCCGCCATGGCGAAACCGGTCTGACGGTTGAACCGGAAAATATCGCCGGACTAGCTGACGCTATAGCGTCGGTGATGGACAACGATACGGAACGAGCGACCATGGGACGCCAAGCGCGCCGGCTGGTCGTCGCCGACTATGGACTCCAATCCCAAGCGCAGCGGTGCATGGCGGCGTAC
- a CDS encoding glycosyltransferase: MTKPLVSVVLCVHNREDFLAEAMASILGQTLDDLELIIVDDASTDASPEVARSFNDRRVRYFRNETNLGHAVSLDRGIAEARGQYIALMDSDDISLPERLEQQVAFLEANPAVALCGGWVETFGAYAETRRFPYEPEDLKVHLLAACPLSTPTILLRRTTTASRRFSAQRFEVAHDYAYWVDVAFEEPIANLPEVVLRYRVHAGQITLTRRAKQLAETRMVLRRQLESLLGYGNDADVAALEYVFVNEAQPDPPLPRIGDLFERMRAANRRRRRYDPARLDRMLDEKWTHLVAGHAPSASEMWRQALRRPGLWSLRLGEACVRRALRPLKHGWRKAQTA; this comes from the coding sequence ATGACGAAGCCGTTGGTCTCGGTCGTCCTATGCGTTCACAACCGCGAAGACTTTCTGGCGGAAGCGATGGCGAGCATCCTTGGTCAGACGCTCGACGACCTTGAACTCATCATCGTGGACGACGCTTCAACCGACGCCTCGCCGGAAGTCGCGCGCAGTTTCAACGACCGGCGCGTTCGGTATTTCCGAAATGAGACCAACCTTGGGCATGCCGTCTCCCTTGACCGTGGGATTGCCGAAGCACGCGGTCAATACATCGCCCTGATGGACAGCGACGACATCAGCCTGCCGGAACGCCTCGAACAACAGGTCGCTTTTCTGGAAGCCAACCCGGCCGTCGCGCTCTGCGGAGGATGGGTGGAAACGTTCGGGGCGTATGCGGAAACGCGGCGGTTCCCTTATGAACCGGAAGACCTGAAGGTGCATCTGCTGGCGGCTTGTCCGCTCTCAACGCCGACCATCCTGCTCCGAAGAACGACAACGGCAAGCCGGCGCTTTAGCGCACAGCGGTTTGAGGTGGCGCACGATTACGCCTACTGGGTTGATGTTGCTTTTGAAGAGCCTATCGCCAACCTGCCGGAGGTGGTGTTGCGCTACCGTGTGCACGCTGGACAGATCACCTTGACGCGCCGCGCCAAGCAGCTTGCCGAAACTCGCATGGTTTTGCGGCGGCAACTGGAATCTCTGCTGGGCTATGGAAACGACGCCGACGTGGCCGCGCTCGAATATGTCTTTGTCAACGAGGCGCAGCCCGACCCGCCTCTACCGCGGATTGGCGACCTTTTTGAACGGATGCGCGCCGCCAACCGTCGCCGAAGACGCTACGATCCCGCGCGGCTCGATCGGATGTTGGACGAAAAATGGACGCATCTTGTCGCCGGACATGCACCAAGCGCGTCCGAGATGTGGAGGCAGGCTCTACGGCGGCCGGGGCTGTGGTCGCTCCGGCTGGGTGAAGCCTGCGTCCGTCGCGCCCTACGGCCGCTCAAGCATGGGTGGCGGAAAGCACAGACGGCATGA
- a CDS encoding glycosyltransferase family 4 protein, whose protein sequence is MKWAFVSTMEGCPWGGSEELWSRAARRLLREGHEVHASVKFWPAPARQIADLQAAGVQVVFRRLDRRKKLTSLAHRLAGGGYVPPVHLDCRRWLERLKPEAVVISQGANFDEWSLFFAEECRRLGVPYAVITQANSLLWMPSDALAERVARMFVEARRAYFVSQGNFQLLEKQIGRTLSNAEVVFNPFNVAFDARPPWPAEDHPLRLGCVARMEPAAKGQEVLLEVLAQPKWRKRRVVVSFAGTGPWEAWLRRYAADLQLESAHFVGFVENIEAFWRHHHALVLPSRHEGMPLALIEAMLCGRAAIVTNVPGNAELLEEGVTGFIARAPDVVSLDEALERAYVCRADWQAMGERAAEAIRRQIPPDPAGVFAEKLQEAFA, encoded by the coding sequence ATGAAGTGGGCGTTTGTCTCCACGATGGAAGGGTGTCCGTGGGGCGGGAGCGAGGAACTCTGGAGCCGCGCGGCGCGGCGGCTGCTTCGTGAGGGACACGAAGTTCATGCCAGCGTGAAGTTCTGGCCGGCCCCGGCGCGACAAATCGCCGACTTGCAGGCCGCCGGCGTACAAGTTGTTTTCCGCCGCCTCGACCGGCGCAAAAAACTCACCAGCTTGGCGCACCGGCTGGCCGGCGGCGGCTATGTGCCGCCGGTTCACCTTGACTGCCGCCGGTGGCTGGAACGCCTCAAACCGGAAGCCGTCGTCATCTCGCAGGGTGCCAACTTCGATGAATGGTCGCTGTTTTTTGCCGAGGAGTGTCGGCGATTAGGTGTTCCCTACGCGGTGATTACGCAAGCCAACAGCCTGCTCTGGATGCCCTCGGACGCGCTAGCTGAGCGCGTCGCTCGCATGTTTGTGGAAGCGCGTCGCGCCTATTTCGTTTCGCAGGGGAATTTTCAACTGCTTGAAAAACAAATCGGCCGGACGCTCTCCAACGCCGAAGTGGTTTTCAACCCCTTCAACGTCGCCTTCGACGCCCGCCCGCCGTGGCCGGCCGAAGACCACCCGCTCCGGCTGGGGTGCGTTGCGCGAATGGAGCCGGCGGCCAAGGGGCAGGAAGTCTTGCTCGAAGTTCTGGCGCAACCGAAGTGGCGAAAGCGGCGGGTCGTTGTTTCATTCGCCGGTACGGGTCCGTGGGAGGCGTGGCTGCGACGCTACGCCGCCGACTTGCAGCTTGAAAGCGCGCATTTTGTCGGCTTCGTCGAGAACATCGAAGCCTTCTGGCGCCACCACCACGCACTGGTTCTTCCGTCGCGGCACGAGGGGATGCCGCTGGCGTTGATTGAAGCCATGCTGTGCGGGCGGGCGGCGATCGTCACCAATGTGCCCGGCAACGCTGAACTGCTGGAAGAAGGCGTCACCGGCTTTATCGCACGCGCGCCGGATGTCGTGTCGCTGGATGAAGCGCTTGAACGCGCCTACGTGTGCCGCGCCGACTGGCAAGCGATGGGGGAACGCGCCGCCGAAGCGATTCGTCGCCAAATTCCACCTGATCCGGCCGGCGTCTTTGCCGAGAAGCTTCAGGAGGCGTTCGCATGA
- a CDS encoding class I SAM-dependent methyltransferase encodes MLERRSYIQRPDYTPTSPHEAFIVPLLRREIEQALQTYAQPSTQPPGKALDVGCGRQPFRPWLEQQGYQYHSLDVEQNPEGAVDFICEIDKPLPEALLSAAPFRFLICLEVLEHVADWETSFANFAALTNPGARILITCPHFYMLHLEPHDFWRPTPYAFQYFAAKYGFTVKFQKAAGDGWDILGTLLASSYPQPVGRSLVNRLVNRAYWLAHRLMLRGLMSGWLQARVSWNSRFTFYLSNVVVLEKQ; translated from the coding sequence ATGCTTGAACGCCGGAGCTACATTCAACGCCCCGATTACACGCCGACTTCGCCCCACGAGGCGTTCATCGTTCCCTTGTTGCGGCGGGAGATTGAGCAGGCGCTTCAAACCTACGCGCAGCCTTCCACGCAACCGCCCGGCAAGGCGCTGGACGTTGGCTGCGGACGGCAACCGTTCCGCCCGTGGCTTGAGCAACAGGGGTATCAGTACCATAGCCTTGATGTCGAGCAGAATCCCGAAGGCGCGGTGGATTTCATCTGCGAGATTGACAAGCCGTTGCCGGAAGCTCTGTTGTCGGCTGCGCCGTTTCGCTTTCTCATCTGCCTTGAAGTGCTGGAACACGTCGCCGACTGGGAAACATCATTCGCCAACTTCGCCGCGCTGACCAATCCCGGCGCGCGCATCCTCATCACCTGCCCGCACTTTTACATGCTGCATCTAGAGCCGCATGATTTCTGGCGGCCGACGCCCTACGCCTTTCAGTACTTCGCCGCCAAGTACGGCTTTACGGTCAAGTTCCAGAAAGCCGCCGGAGATGGGTGGGACATCTTAGGTACGCTGCTGGCAAGCAGTTACCCACAGCCTGTCGGACGCTCGCTCGTCAACCGACTTGTCAACCGCGCCTACTGGTTGGCGCATCGCCTGATGCTGCGGGGACTCATGTCGGGTTGGTTGCAGGCGCGGGTCAGTTGGAACAGCCGCTTCACGTTCTACCTGTCAAATGTCGTGGTCTTGGAAAAACAATGA
- a CDS encoding glycosyltransferase family 4 protein gives MPRARILVCAFDAPNFTGGPNSWLRRWSAFLTAQDCEIRALVLVSEAPSHRLPEDYPLLRWLDQQGIGFDAFPYWETIEKKIHWILAQVAAFRPTVFVSNFVIPAMYASPWLRPAGLPTIGVIHSDDAYHRALLERFVAGQPDYRLTDVVTVSRYLTSAVEPRATSETSVHCIPYGVPVPDATAHWTEGEPLRLLYAGRLEEEQKRISDVTRALCRAAQLPNVTATIAGDGRARPAVERIIAEEGRGRVAYVGLVDNARIQALMAEHHVFVLLSDYEGLPIALMEAMAAGLVPICTPMRSGIGELIDDGRTGVITPDRADGFLAAVKSLAASPDTWRRLSQGARRHIITAGYSLDDCLSRWLDLLTKRSQAATYDGRPLLRRRTRRLGLPPPHPDLEEDQWREPSPLVYYSRVGRAKLQAAVGRLFRRRRT, from the coding sequence ATGCCACGCGCGCGTATTCTTGTTTGCGCCTTTGATGCGCCCAACTTCACCGGCGGGCCAAACAGTTGGCTGCGGCGGTGGAGCGCCTTTCTCACGGCCCAAGACTGTGAAATACGCGCGCTGGTCCTTGTCTCGGAAGCGCCGTCTCACCGCTTGCCGGAGGACTACCCTCTGCTCCGGTGGCTCGATCAGCAGGGCATCGGCTTCGACGCCTTTCCGTACTGGGAAACCATCGAGAAGAAAATTCACTGGATACTGGCGCAGGTTGCAGCCTTCCGGCCGACGGTCTTTGTGTCGAACTTCGTCATACCGGCGATGTACGCCTCGCCTTGGCTTCGTCCGGCCGGACTGCCGACCATCGGCGTCATCCACTCCGACGACGCCTACCATCGCGCCTTGCTGGAACGGTTTGTCGCAGGCCAACCGGACTACCGGCTGACCGACGTGGTGACGGTTTCGCGCTACCTGACCAGCGCCGTCGAGCCGCGCGCAACTTCCGAAACGAGCGTACACTGCATCCCGTACGGCGTGCCCGTCCCGGACGCGACGGCGCACTGGACGGAAGGCGAGCCGTTGCGTCTGCTCTACGCCGGACGCCTCGAAGAAGAACAAAAGCGCATCTCGGACGTGACGCGCGCCCTGTGCCGCGCCGCGCAACTCCCGAACGTCACCGCCACCATCGCCGGCGACGGCCGCGCTCGCCCCGCCGTCGAGCGCATCATTGCCGAGGAAGGACGCGGGCGCGTCGCCTACGTCGGGCTGGTGGACAACGCGCGAATCCAAGCGTTGATGGCGGAGCATCACGTCTTTGTGCTGCTTTCCGACTACGAAGGGCTGCCCATCGCCCTGATGGAAGCCATGGCGGCCGGACTCGTCCCGATTTGCACGCCCATGCGCAGCGGTATCGGCGAACTCATTGACGACGGCCGAACGGGCGTTATCACGCCGGATCGCGCCGACGGTTTTCTCGCGGCCGTGAAAAGCCTTGCGGCGTCCCCGGACACCTGGCGGCGACTGTCGCAGGGCGCGCGCCGCCACATCATCACGGCGGGGTACAGCTTGGACGACTGCCTCAGCCGGTGGCTTGACTTGCTCACAAAGCGCAGCCAAGCGGCAACGTATGACGGACGGCCTCTGCTGCGGCGGCGGACGCGGCGGTTGGGATTGCCGCCGCCCCACCCTGACCTTGAAGAAGACCAGTGGCGCGAGCCGTCGCCGTTGGTGTACTACAGCCGCGTCGGACGCGCCAAACTGCAAGCGGCCGTCGGGCGACTCTTCCGTCGGCGTCGGACGTAA
- a CDS encoding PIN domain-containing protein has product MASAARIQVKYAGIKLPDALHLATAIEHGCGSFVTADAQLAVCKEVDVEVLK; this is encoded by the coding sequence ATCGCTTCCGCAGCGCGGATTCAGGTAAAGTATGCCGGGATCAAGTTGCCGGACGCCTTACACCTTGCCACCGCCATTGAACACGGCTGCGGCTCGTTTGTGACGGCTGACGCACAGTTGGCCGTCTGCAAGGAAGTTGACGTGGAGGTGTTGAAGTGA
- a CDS encoding class I SAM-dependent methyltransferase translates to MSDGAVMSPVVPGVPARLVESLEAARLIESYQRDYGIDVADYFTGLSSVGIYACPVTGYRFYHPFTLAGREDLYAQLARFDWYYTDRPEHALADRYIRPGDKVLEIGCGQGLFLKRLAARGVRATGLDLNTTAVAQCRSDGLDARLETIESHAVTHHQAYDAVCAFHVFEHIVDVRGFLTATLDCLRPGGRLVLAVPNSDAYYAHRFGRHFALNAPPHHMGLWDKKSLKALANCFPLTVEALLGVAEPVSEWENYIVFSTLHSPLLARKRDWLLWRFYQRFPTGRVRSWIEKILVKSGPNHNVIVIYRRR, encoded by the coding sequence ATGAGCGACGGAGCCGTGATGAGTCCGGTCGTTCCCGGCGTTCCCGCCCGGCTCGTTGAATCGCTCGAAGCAGCGCGGCTTATCGAAAGCTACCAGCGCGATTACGGCATTGACGTAGCTGATTATTTCACTGGACTGTCGAGCGTCGGCATTTACGCCTGCCCCGTTACGGGCTATCGGTTTTACCACCCGTTCACGCTGGCCGGACGCGAGGACCTGTACGCCCAACTTGCCCGCTTTGACTGGTACTACACTGACCGCCCGGAACACGCGCTGGCGGATCGCTACATTCGTCCCGGCGACAAGGTTCTCGAAATCGGCTGCGGGCAAGGGCTGTTTCTGAAGCGGCTGGCGGCGCGCGGCGTTAGGGCTACGGGCTTGGACCTCAACACAACGGCGGTTGCGCAGTGTCGCTCAGACGGACTCGATGCCCGGCTGGAGACCATCGAGAGCCACGCCGTGACCCATCACCAAGCGTACGACGCGGTCTGCGCCTTTCACGTCTTCGAACATATTGTTGATGTTCGGGGCTTTCTCACGGCAACGCTGGATTGCCTGCGACCAGGCGGACGGCTGGTGCTGGCCGTTCCCAACAGCGATGCTTACTACGCCCATCGCTTCGGTCGGCACTTCGCCCTCAACGCTCCGCCCCATCACATGGGACTGTGGGACAAAAAATCGCTCAAGGCGCTGGCGAATTGCTTTCCGCTGACCGTGGAAGCCCTGCTTGGCGTTGCGGAGCCGGTGTCGGAATGGGAGAACTACATCGTGTTTTCAACGCTTCACAGCCCGCTGTTGGCTCGGAAGCGGGATTGGCTGCTGTGGCGATTTTACCAGCGGTTCCCGACTGGGCGCGTCCGAAGCTGGATCGAGAAAATTTTGGTCAAAAGCGGCCCAAACCACAACGTTATCGTTATTTATCGACGACGGTAG
- a CDS encoding polysaccharide ABC transporter ATP-binding protein, with the protein MSDIAIRVMDLGKQYRIGGGNRGPFRSLRESISDVLMSLFRRRECTIASSEETLFWALRDVSFDIKRGEAVGVIGRNGAGKSTLLKILSRITEPTTGKVEIHGRVGSLLEVGTGFHPELTGRENIFLNGAILGMRRAEIARKFDEIVAFAEVERFLDTPVRFYSSGMYMRLAFAVAAHLETDILIVDEVLAVGDSGFQKKCLGKMENIAQHGRTVLFVSHSMQAIRRLTTSCLVLSEGQIAYDGHTAGAIREYERLQRLTTDTVSSYVANPPPRHSHIARASVVTSAPHGQHDWGHPLAFRFSLRLDEPSRHFAFTFQIMDDQERPVIHCHYVNPVTKADYDFGPLEQGEYQIECRLPQPRLYMGRYTVTTWLANRRSNQIIEKLSGILAFEVSMLEQPRAEYERQIGEAVYVEDAVWSLPLPVEAAT; encoded by the coding sequence GTGAGTGATATTGCTATTCGCGTTATGGACTTAGGCAAGCAGTACCGCATTGGCGGCGGTAATCGCGGCCCCTTTCGGTCGCTGCGCGAGTCTATCAGCGATGTGTTGATGTCACTGTTTCGTCGCCGAGAATGCACCATAGCTTCCAGCGAAGAGACTTTGTTCTGGGCGCTGCGCGACGTGTCGTTCGACATCAAGCGGGGCGAGGCCGTCGGCGTCATTGGGCGTAACGGCGCGGGAAAAAGCACGCTGCTCAAAATCCTCTCGCGGATTACCGAGCCGACAACCGGTAAAGTGGAAATCCATGGTAGGGTTGGCTCGCTGCTGGAAGTCGGTACAGGGTTTCATCCGGAACTCACCGGCCGCGAAAACATCTTCCTCAACGGCGCGATTCTCGGCATGCGGCGCGCGGAAATTGCGCGCAAGTTTGATGAAATCGTCGCCTTTGCCGAAGTCGAGCGATTTCTCGACACGCCGGTACGGTTTTATTCCAGTGGGATGTACATGCGGCTGGCCTTTGCTGTCGCCGCGCATCTGGAGACGGACATTCTCATCGTGGACGAAGTGCTGGCCGTCGGCGACTCCGGCTTTCAGAAAAAGTGTCTCGGCAAAATGGAAAACATTGCCCAACACGGGCGGACGGTCTTGTTTGTCAGCCACAGCATGCAAGCCATACGGCGGTTGACAACAAGCTGCCTCGTTTTATCGGAGGGGCAAATTGCTTATGACGGGCATACGGCGGGCGCAATTCGGGAGTACGAGCGGCTCCAGCGCCTTACAACCGATACGGTGTCAAGCTATGTCGCCAACCCGCCGCCGCGTCACAGCCACATCGCGCGGGCAAGCGTCGTCACCTCCGCGCCTCACGGACAACACGACTGGGGGCATCCGCTGGCGTTCCGTTTCAGCCTGCGCCTTGACGAGCCAAGCCGTCACTTCGCTTTCACCTTTCAAATCATGGACGATCAGGAGCGACCAGTCATCCACTGTCACTACGTCAACCCGGTGACGAAAGCCGACTACGACTTTGGCCCGCTGGAGCAAGGCGAATATCAGATTGAATGCCGGCTTCCGCAGCCGCGGCTCTACATGGGGCGCTACACAGTGACAACGTGGCTGGCGAATCGGCGCTCGAATCAGATTATTGAAAAGCTTTCCGGGATTCTCGCCTTTGAGGTCTCCATGTTGGAACAGCCCCGCGCAGAGTATGAGCGACAGATAGGCGAAGCGGTCTATGTTGAAGACGCCGTCTGGTCGCTGCCGTTGCCGGTCGAGGCGGCGACATGA
- a CDS encoding DUF433 domain-containing protein, which produces MTEERIVIDTDILGGKPVVRGTRLAVEFILDLMAQGWSEEQLCAEYPGLSRDDILACLRLKK; this is translated from the coding sequence ATGACTGAAGAGCGGATTGTGATTGACACCGACATTCTGGGCGGCAAGCCGGTTGTTCGGGGAACACGGCTGGCGGTGGAGTTTATCCTCGACTTAATGGCGCAAGGCTGGAGTGAAGAACAGCTGTGCGCTGAGTACCCGGGGCTGTCGCGGGACGACATTCTGGCTTGCCTGCGTTTGAAAAAATAG
- a CDS encoding ABC transporter permease, translated as MASTASLEKPVGSDTEAARTPAVPTIRIEPTRGWVAVKFSELWEYRELLYFLIWRDVKVRYKQTVLGAAWAILQPLFTMLVFSVFFGRLAGIPSDGVPYPLFALAALIPWTFFANALGQASTSLVNSAHLIAKVYFPRLVIPLASVLGGLVDLAVACVILVPMLLYYSVVPDWRIVWLPGFVLLAVVTALGVGLWASALNVEYRDVRHVMPFLTQLWMFLTPIVYPGSLVPERWRTLYNLNPMSGVVDGFRWALLGAGTPPGLPFLASVAAALVILMTGAFYFRRMEKTFADRV; from the coding sequence ATGGCATCCACGGCTTCGCTGGAAAAACCGGTTGGTTCAGACACAGAGGCGGCGCGGACGCCCGCCGTCCCGACCATTCGGATTGAGCCGACGCGCGGCTGGGTCGCTGTCAAGTTCAGCGAGTTGTGGGAATACCGCGAGCTGCTGTACTTCCTCATTTGGCGCGACGTAAAGGTACGCTACAAGCAAACCGTCTTGGGCGCGGCGTGGGCGATTTTGCAGCCGTTGTTTACGATGCTGGTCTTCAGCGTTTTCTTCGGGCGGCTGGCGGGCATCCCGTCGGACGGCGTACCGTATCCATTGTTTGCGTTGGCGGCGCTGATTCCGTGGACGTTTTTCGCCAACGCGCTGGGGCAAGCGTCGACTAGTCTGGTCAACAGCGCGCACTTGATCGCCAAAGTGTACTTCCCCCGCTTGGTCATTCCGCTGGCGAGCGTTCTTGGGGGGTTGGTGGATTTGGCCGTCGCCTGCGTGATTTTGGTTCCGATGTTGTTGTACTACAGCGTTGTCCCGGATTGGCGCATTGTCTGGCTGCCGGGGTTTGTCTTGTTGGCGGTTGTGACGGCGCTGGGGGTTGGGCTGTGGGCGTCGGCGCTCAACGTGGAGTACCGCGACGTACGGCACGTGATGCCGTTTCTGACGCAGTTGTGGATGTTTTTGACGCCGATTGTCTATCCGGGCAGTCTTGTCCCGGAGCGGTGGCGGACGCTGTACAATCTCAATCCGATGAGCGGCGTGGTGGACGGTTTTCGGTGGGCGTTGTTGGGCGCGGGGACGCCGCCAGGGTTGCCGTTTTTGGCTTCGGTTGCGGCGGCGCTGGTCATCTTGATGACCGGGGCGTTTTACTTCCGGCGGATGGAGAAGACCTTCGCCGACCGCGTGTGA
- the mnmE gene encoding tRNA uridine-5-carboxymethylaminomethyl(34) synthesis GTPase MnmE has translation MPTYDWQDTIAAIATPPGRGGIGIVRLSGDRALAIGAVLFRGRRSLAAHPFRPLRGFFYDEAADETIDDGLAIYFRAPRSFTGEDVVELHAHGSPVILRRIIACALREGARAARPGEFTLRAVRHGRLDLAQAEGLRDLIAAQTAYQARLAAQQMRGALSTRLQPFKEQLLTTIVHLESAVEFVEEQLDTRSRSALAGDLAKLEAELSALAATYHAGRVVREGVSLAVVGRPNVGKSSLFNALLDADRAIVTDIAGTTRDILQETATIGDLPVRLMDTAGIRDTSDIVERMGVERSYSALADADVVLFVGDAAAGPHPDEVRVLEHLRDRRGVCVVNKIDLVRATEPFEAMLRRCRLDLPVVGVSAHTRAGLDELKTVIQQIAVGRTLDAGHDWLITDARHAAALSEAAAALGRARALLEQGFSEEVPLADLHRALQALGDITGETSIEDIFDRVFATFCIGK, from the coding sequence ATGCCGACATACGACTGGCAGGACACCATCGCAGCGATTGCGACGCCGCCCGGCCGGGGTGGGATTGGGATTGTTCGTCTCAGCGGCGACCGCGCCTTGGCCATCGGCGCGGTTTTGTTTCGTGGGCGGCGGTCGTTGGCGGCGCATCCGTTTCGCCCACTGCGCGGTTTTTTCTATGACGAGGCCGCCGACGAGACGATTGATGACGGGCTAGCGATTTACTTCCGTGCGCCGCGCTCGTTTACCGGCGAAGACGTGGTGGAGTTGCACGCTCACGGATCGCCAGTCATTCTGCGGCGCATCATTGCCTGTGCGTTGCGCGAAGGCGCACGGGCAGCTCGGCCGGGCGAATTCACGTTGCGCGCCGTCCGCCATGGGCGGCTTGATTTGGCGCAGGCCGAAGGTTTGCGCGACCTGATTGCGGCACAGACGGCGTACCAAGCCCGCTTGGCGGCGCAGCAGATGCGCGGCGCGCTCTCCACGCGCCTGCAACCGTTCAAAGAGCAGCTTTTGACGACGATTGTCCATCTTGAGTCGGCCGTGGAGTTCGTCGAGGAGCAACTGGACACCCGCTCGCGGTCGGCGCTGGCCGGCGACCTCGCCAAGCTTGAAGCTGAGTTGAGCGCGTTAGCGGCCACGTACCACGCCGGGCGAGTTGTACGGGAAGGCGTGTCGCTGGCCGTCGTTGGGCGGCCCAACGTCGGCAAGTCCAGCCTGTTCAACGCCCTGCTGGACGCCGACCGAGCGATTGTGACCGACATTGCTGGGACGACGCGCGACATTTTGCAGGAAACGGCGACCATTGGCGACCTGCCCGTACGGTTGATGGACACCGCCGGCATTCGGGACACCTCGGACATTGTGGAGCGGATGGGTGTTGAACGCAGTTACAGCGCCCTGGCTGACGCCGACGTAGTGCTTTTTGTCGGCGATGCCGCCGCCGGCCCGCACCCGGATGAGGTGCGCGTGTTGGAGCACCTACGCGACCGGCGCGGCGTATGCGTTGTCAACAAAATTGATTTGGTTCGGGCGACGGAGCCGTTTGAGGCGATGCTACGCCGGTGCCGCCTCGACTTACCGGTCGTTGGCGTTTCGGCGCACACGCGGGCCGGTCTCGACGAGCTTAAGACAGTCATTCAACAAATCGCTGTTGGGCGAACGCTCGACGCCGGTCACGATTGGCTCATCACGGACGCCCGCCATGCGGCGGCGCTCAGTGAAGCGGCGGCGGCGCTGGGTCGAGCGCGAGCCTTGCTGGAACAGGGCTTTTCCGAGGAAGTACCGCTGGCGGATTTACATCGGGCGTTGCAGGCGTTGGGCGACATCACCGGCGAAACGAGCATTGAGGACATTTTCGACCGCGTGTTCGCCACCTTCTGCATCGGCAAGTAA